Proteins encoded by one window of Cupriavidus sp. EM10:
- the ssuD gene encoding FMNH2-dependent alkanesulfonate monooxygenase: protein MQIFWFIPTHGDSRYLGTSEGAREVNFDYLKQIAVAADTLGYEGVLIPTGRSCEDPWVAASALAAVTNRLKFLVAVRPGLMTPTLAARMAATFDRVSGGRLLVNLVTGGDVAELEGDGLFLDHAARYEASSEFIRVWRDVLAASHDSGDISFAGKHITVKGARVLYPPVQRPHPPVYFGGSSAAAHDLAAEQVETYLTWGEPPEEVAKKIADVRARAAKHGRTVRFGIRLHVIVRETDAAAWAAADDLISRLDDDTVARAQAVFAKMDSEGQRRMAALHAGGAKRTREALEISPNLWAGVGLVRGGAGTALVGDPQTVAARIEEYAALGIDTFIFSGYPHLEEAYRFAELVFPLLPRSVREKLPGQVLSGPFGEVMATGIVPRASQS, encoded by the coding sequence ATGCAAATTTTCTGGTTTATCCCCACCCACGGCGACAGCCGCTACCTGGGCACGTCCGAAGGGGCGCGCGAGGTCAATTTCGACTACCTGAAGCAGATCGCCGTGGCCGCCGATACGCTGGGCTACGAAGGCGTGCTGATTCCCACCGGCCGTTCGTGCGAAGACCCATGGGTGGCCGCCTCGGCGCTGGCGGCCGTGACGAACCGTCTCAAGTTCCTGGTGGCCGTGCGGCCGGGCCTGATGACCCCGACGCTGGCCGCACGTATGGCTGCCACCTTCGACCGCGTATCGGGCGGCCGGCTGCTCGTGAACCTGGTGACCGGCGGCGACGTGGCCGAGCTGGAAGGCGACGGGCTGTTTCTCGATCACGCGGCGCGCTACGAGGCATCGTCGGAGTTCATCCGGGTCTGGCGCGACGTGCTGGCGGCCAGTCACGATAGCGGCGACATCAGCTTCGCGGGGAAGCACATCACCGTGAAGGGCGCACGCGTGCTGTACCCGCCGGTGCAGCGTCCGCATCCGCCGGTGTACTTCGGCGGATCGTCGGCAGCCGCGCATGACCTGGCCGCCGAGCAGGTGGAGACCTACCTCACGTGGGGCGAGCCGCCGGAAGAGGTGGCGAAGAAGATTGCCGACGTGCGCGCCCGGGCCGCGAAGCATGGCCGAACGGTGCGCTTCGGCATCCGCCTGCACGTGATCGTGCGCGAGACCGACGCGGCCGCGTGGGCCGCCGCCGACGACCTGATCAGCCGCCTTGACGACGACACCGTGGCGCGCGCCCAGGCCGTGTTCGCGAAGATGGATTCCGAAGGCCAGCGCCGCATGGCCGCGCTGCATGCCGGTGGCGCCAAACGGACGCGCGAGGCACTGGAAATCAGCCCGAACCTGTGGGCGGGCGTGGGCCTGGTGCGCGGCGGCGCCGGTACCGCGCTGGTGGGCGATCCGCAGACCGTGGCGGCGCGCATCGAGGAATACGCGGCGCTGGGCATCGATACCTTTATCTTCTCGGGCTATCCCCATCTGGAAGAAGCGTACCGGTTTGCCGAGCTGGTGTTCCCGCTGCTGCCGCGCAGCGTGCGCGAGAAGCTGCCCGGTCAGGTGCTGTCGGGCCCGTTTGGCGAAGTGATGGCCACCGGCATCGTGCCGCGGGCATCGCAAAGCTGA
- a CDS encoding sulfonate ABC transporter substrate-binding protein: MTSFQPLSLRRRLLLGALVVATGLSYGLLAKPAQAQSQTVNPKQLRIGYQKYGTLTLLKARGTLEKRLAQQGITVKWTEFPAGPQLLEGLNVGAIDFGTVGEAPPIFAQAAGAQLAYIGNEPPAPTSEAIVVPKTSTLKSVADLRGKRVALNKGSNVHYLLVRQLEKAGIPWSEIQPVYLPPADARAAFERGAVDAWVIWDPFLAAAEKQLDARVLADGRGADGKNVVSNHQFYLASRPYANARPDVVNAILDELAQLGQWAEKHPKDATQFLARETGLDTGVLDLAVSRFSYGAKPVTAGVLAEQQRIADAFVTLKLIPKQIKVADAAWQPPAATAQR; the protein is encoded by the coding sequence ATGACATCGTTCCAACCGCTTTCCCTGCGCCGGCGCCTGCTGCTGGGCGCGCTGGTGGTGGCCACCGGCCTGTCCTATGGCCTGCTGGCCAAGCCGGCCCAGGCCCAGTCGCAGACCGTGAATCCGAAGCAGCTGCGCATCGGCTATCAGAAGTACGGCACGCTGACGTTGCTCAAGGCACGCGGCACGCTGGAAAAGCGTCTGGCGCAGCAAGGCATCACCGTGAAGTGGACCGAATTCCCGGCCGGCCCGCAGTTGCTGGAAGGCCTGAACGTGGGCGCCATCGATTTCGGCACCGTGGGCGAGGCGCCGCCGATCTTCGCACAGGCCGCCGGGGCGCAGCTGGCCTATATCGGCAATGAGCCGCCGGCGCCCACATCCGAAGCCATCGTCGTGCCGAAGACGTCGACGCTGAAGTCGGTGGCCGACCTGCGCGGCAAGCGCGTGGCGCTGAACAAGGGGTCGAATGTCCACTACCTGCTGGTGCGCCAGCTGGAAAAGGCCGGCATTCCGTGGAGCGAGATCCAGCCGGTCTACCTGCCGCCCGCCGACGCCCGCGCGGCCTTCGAGCGCGGCGCCGTGGATGCCTGGGTGATCTGGGACCCCTTCCTGGCCGCCGCCGAGAAGCAGCTCGATGCCCGCGTGCTGGCCGATGGCCGCGGCGCCGACGGCAAGAACGTGGTCAGCAACCATCAGTTCTACCTGGCATCGCGCCCCTATGCGAATGCCCGCCCCGACGTGGTGAACGCGATCCTCGACGAACTCGCGCAGCTTGGCCAGTGGGCTGAGAAGCATCCGAAGGACGCCACCCAGTTCCTGGCCAGGGAAACCGGCCTCGATACCGGCGTGCTCGATCTCGCGGTTTCAAGATTTTCCTATGGCGCGAAGCCTGTCACGGCCGGTGTGCTGGCCGAGCAGCAGCGCATTGCCGACGCGTTCGTGACGCTGAAGCTGATTCCGAAGCAGATCAAGGTGGCCGATGCCGCCTGGCAGCCGCCGGCCGCCACGGCGCAGCGCTGA
- a CDS encoding sulfate ABC transporter substrate-binding protein — translation MIRKLALGLAVLSAIGAAPAALANTNLLNVSYDPTRELYVDVNAAFAKAYKAQGGDTVQIRQSHGGSGKQARSVIDGLDADVVTLALGYDIDAIAEKGLIKPDWQKRLPHNASPYTSTIVFLVRKGNPKQIKDWNDLVKPGVQVITPNPKTSGGARWNYLAAWGYALRQPGGSDAKAREFVGQLLKNVPVLDSGARGATTTFVERGLGDVLIAWENEAILAIKELGPDKFDIVAPSVSILAEPPVAVVDKVVDKKGTRKAAEAYLQFLYTDEGQEIAAKNYYRPISEKVAAKYAANFPKVKLFTIDEVFGGWAKAQKAHFADGGSFDQVYQPGKR, via the coding sequence ATGATTCGCAAGCTGGCCCTGGGCCTCGCAGTACTGTCCGCAATCGGCGCCGCACCGGCCGCCCTGGCCAATACCAACCTGCTGAACGTTTCCTATGACCCCACGCGCGAGCTGTACGTGGACGTGAATGCCGCGTTTGCCAAGGCTTACAAGGCGCAGGGTGGCGATACGGTGCAGATCCGCCAGTCGCACGGCGGCTCGGGCAAGCAGGCCCGTTCGGTGATCGACGGCCTGGATGCCGATGTGGTCACGCTGGCGCTGGGCTACGACATCGACGCCATCGCCGAGAAGGGCCTGATCAAGCCCGACTGGCAGAAGCGCCTGCCGCACAACGCGTCGCCGTACACGTCGACCATCGTCTTCCTGGTGCGCAAGGGCAATCCGAAACAGATCAAGGACTGGAACGACCTGGTGAAGCCGGGCGTGCAGGTCATCACGCCGAACCCGAAGACGTCGGGCGGCGCGCGCTGGAACTACCTGGCCGCGTGGGGCTATGCGCTGCGCCAGCCGGGCGGCAGCGACGCCAAGGCGCGCGAGTTCGTTGGCCAGCTGCTCAAGAACGTGCCGGTGCTCGATTCCGGCGCGCGCGGTGCCACCACCACGTTCGTGGAGCGCGGCCTGGGTGATGTGCTGATCGCCTGGGAAAACGAAGCCATCCTGGCCATCAAGGAACTGGGTCCGGACAAGTTCGACATCGTGGCGCCGTCGGTCTCGATCCTGGCCGAGCCGCCGGTAGCCGTGGTCGACAAGGTGGTGGACAAGAAGGGCACGCGCAAGGCCGCCGAGGCCTACCTGCAGTTCCTGTACACCGACGAAGGCCAGGAGATCGCGGCCAAGAACTACTACCGCCCGATCTCGGAAAAGGTGGCCGCCAAGTACGCCGCCAACTTCCCCAAGGTAAAGCTGTTCACGATCGACGAAGTGTTCGGCGGCTGGGCCAAGGCCCAGAAGGCGCACTTTGCCGATGGCGGTTCGTTTGACCAGGTGTACCAGCCCGGCAAGCGGTAA
- a CDS encoding gamma-glutamyltransferase family protein, whose translation MPKRKVPLTLAAAVAGTLLVVSCGGSDDNSTPTPPPTTTPQADNSCQVLSSTGGTVVVGSNQPGDPALPEPATGYRTGLKPVTAKTYMVSTSNAYASAAGCAVLKKGGTAADAAVAVQAVLGLTVPEATGMGSGGFMLYYDATAKTVQAYDGRETAPAAATENYLRYVDDTADQTLPKPSARASGRSIGTIGVPRLIERVQKEHGKLAWKDLFGDAISLATNGFPIGGRLAQAISSNAASLKRDPDATAYFFNADGTPKALGTVLKNAAYANTLTAMAAQGADALYKGPIANDIVAKIGSTTATDGTPTTPGKTTLADLAAYEAKLRVPVCVTYRAYWICGAPPPTSGGITVASAMQILENFDMASFKPSPVDGEGGKPTVQGVHRVSEAERLAYADRDKYVADTDFVPLPGGTWDTLLNKPYLQTRAALIDPNRSMGTATAGNFGAMPMGVVPLVEHGTNHYSIVDAQGNAVSATTSVESSMGSFHMTNGFLLNNQLTDFSAAPTDASGNLVANRVQPGKRPRSSMAPTMVFRKAADGSMGDFLMATGSPGGGTIPQYVVKTLVGALDWGLDAQQSSNLVDFGASNSATTTIGGEHPDIDLSNGGANDPLITGLKALGHTISTSSQSSGVNTIMRTQSGGAAVLQGGTDPRREGVVLGNTFTP comes from the coding sequence TTGCCAAAACGGAAGGTCCCCCTGACCCTGGCGGCCGCGGTTGCGGGCACGCTGCTGGTCGTTTCCTGCGGTGGCAGCGACGACAATTCGACGCCCACCCCGCCACCCACCACCACGCCCCAGGCCGACAACAGTTGCCAGGTGCTGTCCAGCACTGGCGGCACGGTAGTGGTCGGGTCGAACCAGCCCGGCGACCCGGCGCTGCCAGAGCCCGCCACCGGCTATCGGACCGGGTTGAAACCGGTCACCGCCAAGACCTACATGGTCTCGACGTCGAATGCCTACGCCAGCGCGGCCGGTTGCGCGGTGCTCAAGAAGGGGGGCACGGCAGCGGATGCCGCCGTGGCGGTGCAGGCGGTGCTGGGCCTGACCGTGCCAGAGGCCACCGGCATGGGATCGGGTGGCTTCATGCTCTACTACGACGCCACGGCCAAGACCGTGCAGGCCTACGACGGGCGCGAAACGGCGCCCGCAGCCGCCACCGAGAACTACCTGCGGTACGTGGACGACACCGCCGACCAGACGCTGCCCAAGCCCAGTGCGCGCGCCAGCGGGCGGTCGATCGGCACCATCGGCGTGCCCCGGCTGATCGAGCGCGTGCAGAAGGAGCACGGCAAGCTGGCATGGAAAGACCTGTTCGGCGATGCCATCTCGCTGGCCACCAACGGCTTCCCGATCGGCGGCCGGCTGGCGCAGGCCATTTCGTCGAACGCCGCCAGCCTCAAGCGCGACCCCGACGCCACCGCCTATTTCTTCAACGCCGACGGCACGCCCAAGGCGCTTGGCACCGTGCTCAAGAACGCGGCCTACGCCAACACGCTGACGGCCATGGCCGCGCAGGGCGCCGACGCGCTGTACAAGGGTCCCATCGCCAACGACATCGTCGCCAAGATCGGCTCGACCACCGCCACGGACGGCACGCCGACCACGCCGGGCAAGACCACGTTGGCCGACCTGGCCGCGTACGAGGCCAAGCTGCGGGTGCCCGTCTGCGTCACGTACCGCGCGTACTGGATCTGCGGCGCGCCGCCGCCCACATCGGGCGGCATCACCGTGGCATCGGCGATGCAGATCCTGGAAAACTTCGACATGGCATCGTTCAAGCCCAGCCCCGTGGACGGCGAGGGCGGCAAGCCGACCGTGCAGGGCGTGCATCGTGTAAGCGAGGCCGAACGGCTGGCCTACGCCGACCGCGACAAGTACGTGGCCGATACCGATTTCGTGCCGCTGCCCGGCGGCACGTGGGACACGCTGCTGAACAAGCCCTACCTGCAGACGCGCGCCGCGCTGATCGATCCGAACCGTTCGATGGGCACGGCCACGGCCGGCAACTTCGGCGCGATGCCGATGGGCGTGGTGCCTCTGGTCGAACACGGCACGAACCACTATTCGATCGTCGATGCGCAGGGCAATGCGGTTAGCGCCACCACGTCGGTGGAATCGAGCATGGGGTCGTTCCACATGACCAACGGCTTCCTGCTCAACAACCAACTGACCGATTTCTCCGCCGCGCCGACCGATGCCAGCGGCAACCTGGTGGCCAACCGGGTGCAACCGGGCAAGCGGCCGCGCAGTTCGATGGCGCCGACCATGGTGTTCCGCAAGGCCGCCGACGGGTCGATGGGCGATTTCCTGATGGCCACGGGATCTCCGGGCGGCGGCACCATCCCGCAGTACGTGGTCAAGACGCTGGTCGGGGCGCTCGACTGGGGGCTGGACGCCCAGCAGTCGTCCAACCTGGTGGATTTCGGCGCCAGTAACAGCGCCACCACCACCATCGGCGGCGAGCACCCGGACATCGACCTCAGCAATGGCGGCGCCAACGATCCGCTGATCACCGGCCTGAAGGCGCTGGGGCACACGATCTCCACCTCGTCGCAGTCCAGCGGCGTCAACACGATCATGCGCACCCAGTCGGGCGGCGCGGCCGTGCTGCAGGGCGGCACCGACCCCCGGCGCGAAGGCGTTGTGCTGGGTAATACCTTTACGCCATGA
- a CDS encoding OsmC family protein — MAHGEHKYHVTVEWTGNRGTGTTGYRAYRRDHTIRAGEKPEIPGSSDPAFLGDAKRWNPEDLLVASASACHKLWYLHLCSDAGIAVLAYVDEAEGTMVDGPTGGRFSEIVLRPHVTIRAGDDAEQAAHLHHVAHEKCYVANSVNFPIRCEAVIGHAPAE; from the coding sequence ATGGCTCATGGCGAGCACAAGTACCACGTCACGGTGGAATGGACTGGCAACCGCGGCACCGGCACCACCGGCTACCGCGCGTACAGGCGCGACCACACGATTCGCGCCGGCGAGAAGCCCGAGATTCCCGGTTCCTCGGACCCGGCCTTCCTGGGCGATGCCAAACGCTGGAACCCGGAAGACCTGCTCGTGGCGTCGGCCAGCGCCTGCCACAAGCTGTGGTACCTGCACCTGTGCTCGGACGCCGGCATCGCCGTGCTGGCCTATGTCGACGAGGCCGAAGGCACCATGGTCGATGGCCCCACCGGCGGCAGGTTCTCCGAGATCGTGCTGCGCCCGCACGTGACGATCCGGGCCGGCGACGATGCCGAACAGGCGGCGCACTTGCATCACGTGGCCCACGAGAAATGCTACGTCGCCAACTCGGTCAACTTCCCGATTCGCTGCGAAGCGGTAATCGGGCACGCGCCTGCCGAGTGA